ATCGGCGCTAAAGCGGCTTTGGCTCTGGGCAGCGACGCAGTCGCCTTTGTAGATGGCGATATGGTCGGAACATTCAATGAAAACTTGATGGAACTTGTCGATGGTATACTCCTCAAACACATGGATATGGCCCTTACTAATTGTTATCCTTCTCCCCCCCGTCATATCGAACGCTGCAACCCTACATTCCAATGGCGGTTGAATCTCAATAAAGAATTGGGCCTGGAAAAAAAAATCAGCATAGCTAACCCCTCCCACGGACCACATGCAGTTTCGCGCCGGTTTCTGGAAACCACTCCTTTGCGGGAGCTGGCTATACCGCCGGTTTCCATGACCCTGGCCCGGATGAATAAACTGAGAATCGATGTGGCCACTACCATTCCCCACTACCGTCTGGGTTCATCAGTAAAAAACCAGATTCACACCAACAAGATCATTGATACAATAGTCGGCGATTGCCTTGAAGCCATAGCCGCCTTTCGCAACCATCCCCGCAACCGTCAATGGCAGAGCAAAACCTATTTAGGTTATCACATTGACCGGCGTTTTGACTTATTAGACAGTTTTTTGGAT
This window of the Methylomusa anaerophila genome carries:
- a CDS encoding glycosyltransferase family 2 protein codes for the protein MDLISVVVPARNEGGRITTVLQNLGTLPIDQIILVANGSRDSTMHEALNMRLPKLQIIYFHDSLGIDIPRAIGAKAALALGSDAVAFVDGDMVGTFNENLMELVDGILLKHMDMALTNCYPSPPRHIERCNPTFQWRLNLNKELGLEKKISIANPSHGPHAVSRRFLETTPLRELAIPPVSMTLARMNKLRIDVATTIPHYRLGSSVKNQIHTNKIIDTIVGDCLEAIAAFRNHPRNRQWQSKTYLGYHIDRRFDLLDSFLDEKPCSK